One Syngnathoides biaculeatus isolate LvHL_M chromosome 4, ASM1980259v1, whole genome shotgun sequence DNA window includes the following coding sequences:
- the c4h2orf68 gene encoding UPF0561 protein C2orf68 homolog yields MWLLLHCSHHHHSVTFRGTMSAEMDILRDEDHELKYKRGGRLDMSHGFLHHIRRNQIARDDYDKEVKLAKEAQRRRHTTTPQRPRRPDIQVYHPRQRHESEPRASAEAEDWNESGSSTETEMQGTELFWLDYQADSGNITSFLVHKDDKPARVVERVAEKNVLDLAMRAVLESRIGKEMDKRRDKR; encoded by the exons ATGTGGCTACTTTTGCATTGttcccatcatcatcattctgTCACATTTCGTGGAACTATGTCTGCTGAAATGGACATTTTAAGAGATGAAGATCACGAGCTGAAGTACAAGCGCGGGGGACGTTTGGATATGAGCCACGGCTTCCTGCACCATATCCGCAGGAACCAGATCGCCAG AGATGACTATGACAAAGAGGTGAAGTTAGCCAAAGAAGCTCAGCGGCGAAGGCACACCACAACTCCTCAACGACCCCGGCGACCTGACATTCAGGTTTACCACCCCCGACAAAGAC ATGAATCGGAGCCGCGGGCGAGCGCCGAGGCGGAAGACTGGAATGAGAGCGGCTCAAGCACCGAGACGGAGATGCAGGGAACTGAACTCTTCTGGCTGGACTATCAGGCGGACTCGGGGAACATTACGTCCTTCCTCGTGCACAAG GATGATAAGCCAGCGAGGGTGGTAGAACGCGTTGCTGAAAAGAACGTCCTGGATTTAGCCATGAGGGCGGTCCTGGAGTCTCGCATCGGAAAGGAGATGGACAAAAGAAGAGATAAACGCTGA